One genomic window of Phoenix dactylifera cultivar Barhee BC4 unplaced genomic scaffold, palm_55x_up_171113_PBpolish2nd_filt_p 000097F, whole genome shotgun sequence includes the following:
- the LOC103704959 gene encoding uncharacterized protein LOC103704959 encodes METEAKTSCTTVENVTRASSDELLRKFAELDADPPVRSSRPSVRLPIVRRNRSRRVMSGLAARDLATGGAETPSTRRRRSGGLAEWKALLPPTASSRRSASLLRRMGIGRSEIGPGDAVGLKLLLAALEKTWCKTMEGASKMFVEKHCNKHVRLISDIV; translated from the exons ATGGAGACTGAGGCCAAAACCTCGTGTACGACGGTCGAGAACGTCACCAGGGCGTCCTCCGACGAGCTCCTCCGCAAGTTCGCCGAGCTGGACGCCGACCCGCCGGTGCGCTCATCCCGCCCGTCGGTCCGCCTCCCCATCGTCCGCCGGAATCGGTCGAGGCGGGTGATGTCCGGCCTCGCCGCCCGGGACCTCGCTACCGGCGGCGCCGAAACCCCCAgcacgaggaggaggaggagcggaGGCCTGGCCGAGTGGAAGGCCCTCCTACCCCCAACCGCTTCCTCCAGACGGTCGGCGTCGCTGCTCCGGCGGATGGGGATCGGGCGGTCGGAGATCGGGCCGGGGGACGCCGTCGGACTAAAGCTCCTCCTGGCCGCGTTGGAGAAG acATGGTGTAAGACGATGGAAGGTGCATCAAAGATGTTTGTCGAGAAGCATTGTAATAAGCATGTTCGCCTGATAAGTGATATCGTGTAG